ACTTTTCTTTTAAAGATTGCCCCGGACTTTGAAAACCCCCTGCTTAAAAAGGGGGGAATAAGAAAGTCCCCCTTTTTAAGGGGGATTTAGGGGGATCAAAACGTACCGCATAACATCGAAAACTGCTGTAATTGTTCATTGTTCATTATTAATTTTTAATTTTTAATTTTTAATTTTTAATTGATTCCAGCCAAGATTGCAGCGCCGAGACCAAGTTCTCCTGATCTGGGGGGAAGCCGCGCAGGGGAGCATCGAGGGGAGTATGGGTAATGCAGGCAATGGAGACGGTGGGAGCGAGGAACTGGCACAGATGCAGGAGGGACTCTTGGGGGTCGCCGTTGTGCAGAATTAGGGCAATGTGGGGGCGGGGTTGGGCGTTGATGAGTTCCGTTTCCAGGTCGCAACAGTCGCTAATTTTCGGCAGGGTTTGCCCAGGGAAGAGCTGCTTAAAGATGCGGTTACTCAAGGCTTTGGCGAGTTTATCCTCATCGGTAATTTTGGTTAAGTGTTGGATATCCACACAGACGGGAGTGGTGTGGGGGGTGGGGTGCAGTTGGTTGGGGAGGTCGAGGAGTTGGGCGTTGAGGGTGTCCGTGAGGGCGGTTTTGCCTACCGGGGTTTGGTCTGCGACTTCCGGATGGGGGGCAGTGTCGAGATGATGCCAAGCGCGGTAGAAGTCGGGGTAGGGGAGGTCTTGGGCAATGTTCCAGAGGAGTTCGTAGCATTTTTTGAAGAGGTCAAAGTTGTTTTCGTAGGTTTCATCGCTCAGGTGAGGTTGGAGAGCAAAAATTATTTCTTGCCGTTGTTTATGGGTAGTGAGAATATCGCCTAGACTCTTAGCTGCATAGTGAACACTTATATGATCAGTAGAAGTTTCTATGATTTTCAGCAAAGCCTGAATAACATCGGTATTTCCTTGTCCCAATTTCCCTAGCCACTGAATTACTTCATGATAATAAATACTATCTTTATGAATTTCTAGGAGTTGAAGAATACTAGATAGCACATATTCATTTCCTAGAGTTATTTTACATAAACTTTCCATTGCCACTCTAAAACTAGAGAACATATGTGGGTTGGCAAGATATTCAATAATTGCGCGGATTGCTTTACTATCATTTTTAGCTATTCTACCTAAACTATCAAAAACCGGTTGATCGCTAATATGGGGAATAGTTGTGGTCTTGAGTATTTTGATTAAACCTTCAATTACTGCGGGGTTTCCAGGATCTATTAATTGTAGCCTTTCACAGGCTTTCCGGCAAATTTCATCTTCTGTTGTTGTGTGTATTAGATTTTCCAATGAAATGATTGCCTGGGTATTTCTAGGATCAAGCTTGCCTAAGTTATAAGCCACCTGTAAACGAGAATCCTCATCTTGAACTGTTTCCATGATTTGCATTAATTTAGAAATTGCATCAGAATTGCCAGGATCAATCAGACCTAAACTAAAAGCTGCACGCCTACAAGTATCAGGATTTTGGTTACTTTTAGTTAATTGACTTAAGACTTCTATTGCATCAGTATGTCCTTTTGCCATATTTCCCAAACTAGATATTGCATAGTGGCGAGTCTTCTCTTGTGAAGTGGTTTTGAGAATATCAACTATTCTAGCGATGGCTATTTTATTTTGTATAGCCACTTTGCCCAAACAAGCAATAACTGTTTGGCGAGTTGTTTCATTTTGCGTTTGCTGCACTAGATCTAGTAATTCAGTAATGAGTTTCTTATTTCCTTGTCCTATATCAGCCAAGCCTAACATTATAGTCCAACGTCTATAATCATATTGAGTTGTTTTTAGTATAGTCATACAATGATCTATAACTTGTATATTTTGATTCGCAATTTTCTCTATAATTCTAAAGATTGTGTTCAATCTATCTGAATTAACACATTTGTCTATGAGATGGATCAGGCAGGTAATTACTTCCTGGTTGTTACTTCCAATCTTTTCAAGAGTATCGATTTTTTGAAAAGGAAGATGTTCAAAATCTTTATCTTCAATTTTTTTGATAAAAAAAGAAACAGCATAAGAATCATATGGAGATATTTGCGCTAAGTTTTCAGCAACCTCTAACTGTATGTCATCTGGAAGATCATTAGATTGAATTAGATCTATGAGTTTATGACTTATATACCTTTTATCTGTTGTCATTAATGTTTTTCTAGAACTTTCTCTGATTTCTTCATAAAAGGCTTGCCAATGCTTGATTTCAGGATTGAAAGCACCAAATGCAAAATGTATAACTTTTGATAAAATGTTGTCTTTCAAATAGCAAGTTTTAAATTCACTGATTCCAACGGCAGCTAAAAAGTAAGCACGATACCAATACAACTGGTAACACCCATCCTCAAAATTCACCAACGCCTTAATAAACTCCTCCTTCTTCTCATCCTCCACATCCTTACGCCCCAACCACAATAAAATGACCTCGCGCCAACGAGATTCAAAGATCCGATAGGGTTGGCTCGAAGGCTGTTCTGGCGAATGATCCGACGGGAGGAAAAAGTGCCCATCTGCCACAGCACAAGCGGCAAAATACTCCTGAAACGTCAAATGGAAAAAGGCATAAACCGGCTCATCGGTGCGAGTATCCCGATAAACCACATTCAACCATCCCACATTTTTCGCTAACTCCACCCATTCCCCCAACACCTGATGCACCAACGATTCGAGCAACGGCACATTCTCGCTCATCCCCCGGAGCGCCAACTCTGCCAACTGTTGATTTAACTGTTGTTGCTGCACAAACGTCGTCGGAAACCGATCCTGTTTCCAAGCATAAATATTGCGGCAAAACTTCTCATATAAATCTGCCTTCGTTTCCGGAATCTCCCCCGGATTCAATCGCCAACTCTGACACAACAAAGACAAGCGCAACGGATTCCTCACCAAATCCAAAATCCGGGCACTTTCTGCTTCCTGCAACCTCTGCGCCAACTGTTTCCCTAACTCCGGTTCCTCCTCCCGCTCAAACCAATCGGTGATAAACTTCTCCACCTGCTCCCGTTCAAAACATAACGTGCGATAGGTTTCAAAACCCTGTAATGTCGTCAGATTACTTTCCCAGACATTCAACCGACAACTCAACACCACCCGCGCTTGCTTCACCCATCCCGTCAACGACTCGCGAATCTCCACCACCGGATTAGCCGCAGACATTTCATCTGCACCATCCAACAATACCCACACCTTCTCTGTCTTAAACCACTCAATAAACTCCTGCTTCTGTTCCCCTGTCGGCTGCAAAACTTGCAAATTTTCCTTTAACCATTTCTCCAGTAAAAACGCCTCCAGCGTCATCCCCTGCAATCGCGCCAAGGGTATCCAAATCGGATAACGTTCTGTCTTAATCAACTCCTGCCCAATCTGGTCTAACCAGGTCGTTTTTCCCGCACCCGGCTCCCCAATAATCGCCAAATTTTTCCCCGCATTACCGATAACTTTCGCTAAAAATTTCTCGTATTCGTAGCGCTCTTCGATCTCCTTTTCCGTCAGTTGATACTGCTGCATCCCCTCTTCTGCTTTGGGTGCTTCCTCTGCTAGAACTTCTTCTCCTGTCTTCTGTTGTTGCACATCTCGTCGCGGTTGCTGCTGGCGCTTCACCAATCCCAAGGGCACATAAACCTGCACCTCGTGACCCTTCTCCGTGGCACGCTTGCGCCGGGTTTTCTCCTCCCAGAAGGCGCGGGTACAGAGGTCTTTCCAGTTGATTCCCTCTTCAGGGGGTTCATTGTCTTTTTCCCATTCCGGAAACTTGACCGTCCATAACCAGTTATAGGCTTTCTCCCAAGGACTTTCACCTCCTTGAGCGCGTCCATGCTTGCTGATAATATTACAGCCATTTTCATTGAAAGCTTTACAAATTTTTTTTAACTCATATTGGATCTTGGCTTCAGGGCGTGTTAACTCGTTTACCCAAGAGAACCTCAATTCATTATGGCGCTTATCCGCATTCGCTGGATCGAAGCGAACTAAAAATGCCTCACGAGTATCCAGATAAAACTTGTACTGGTCTCCGAGATATTCAAGAAACTGCTGTTGACGTTCCCTGTTCATTTTCCCAACAGTTGAGTTTTCTCCATTATATAGATTTTTCAATTCATTAACGAAGTTGTTGCCCTCTCCCTAAATCCCTCTCCCACGGGATTCTTGACTTTACCCCCTTCTCCTGCGGGAGAAGGGGGCTGGGGGATGAGGGGCAGCCATTACATAACTCATTTAGGTTTGCTATAGATTTTTCAATTCATTAACGAAGTTGTTGCCCTCTCCCTAAATCCCTCTCCCACGGGATTCTTGACTTTACCCCCTTCTCCTGCGGGAGAAGGGGGCTGGGGGATGAGGGGCAGCCATTACATAACTCATTTAGGTTTGCTATAGATTTTTCAATTCATTAACGAAGTTGTTGCCCTCTCCCTAAATCCCTCTCCCACGGGATTCTTGACTTTACCCCCTTCTCCTGTGGGAGAAGGGGGCTGGGGGATGAGGGCAAGATCTGGGCAACTCACCAGTCAATTAACAAGAACTACTGCGTTGGTTTTCACTCTGTTCAACCCAACCTAAAAATCTAAATAGAAAAATCCTATTTGAATCCTATTTCTGCCTAATTTTATTCCTATTTGGCTTCTCCTACCGTGATTTCAGCGCCAAAAAAACGTTGAAAAATCAGGAGAAGAACGCAATGGAAAGCCAACCTAAAAATTTCTTTATTAATCCCGAACAACTGGCTAAAAATCGACAACGGGAAGCTCTGGAAAACCTGGGAACCAATTTTGTTGACCCCCATATTCAGCAATGGGTGAGTGTTCCGAGTCACACCCCGCCCATGATTCCGGCTCCTCCGGGTGTTGGCTTCGGGTGTGCTGCGGTTTGGTTGCTGGTGACGTTTGTCTGTTGCTGGATGATTCGGTGTAAAGAGTTCAGAATTTGATCTCAGTAATTTTTACCCCTAACCCCGGCGCTCCTGCCATATATCGGTCATCATTATAGTCATTTCAAATAGCGATGAGACTCCGGTTGTAGGGGCGTTGTAGATAGATTGTGGTGTCTCACTGTTGTTAGGGGTCGAGAGAGATGTCACCATCTCCCCCTCCCATTCAAAACCGTGCTTGAGACTTTCACCTCACACGGCTCCTAGCAGGTGTGACCATTGTCATTGGCATCTTGGTATCCTTAAGATAATACTCTTAATTCCCCCTCGACTAAGTTTCTTGAGGTTCGTCCCTTTTGATCCCTGGTCGTAGTCTTAACCTTCACCGCCTTGATGGTTAACTTGTCGTTCGAGGTATAGCATTCCCCTTTCGTCTGGGCAGTTACAGACTCGACATTTCACCACTGTAGGCATGATGGTTAATTGGCTCGCTATGGGCGTGTTAGGATTAATTCCCACGAAAACTGCCAGCACCTGCTTCAGTTCGTCAGCATATCCGGCTCATTACAAGCAGGCATTGGCTTCTAACTGAATCCTGCCCCCATAGACCTTGCGCTTACATTTGTCACTACCCATTAATGGGAGAATCTATGGGGTTACCTTGTTCCCAGAGATGGGGCGATCTAACTTTAGGTGCTACCTCTCCCCCAAGGTACTTTTGGGACTCCTTTGTAGGTCGGTCGATTATCCGCCTACCTTTCCCTTTATCCTTTTGGATGCAGTGTATCAGCCAATTTTACTGCTTAGTCGTTATGAGGGTTCAAGCCGGTAGTTCGCTTTCACTCACCATTGCTAGTTGACTTGAGGAGATTCTTAACGCCTTGGCTGGTGTCGGTCTCCCCTTTATATCCCGCTTCAATCCTTTGATCATGAGTCTCAGAACTGGGGATATTGTCATCTCGTCTACTTCCTTAATTGGAAGTGGAGTCCAGACGCTCTCACCGATTGAGAACCATCTCTGAGTTATGGGACTATTAGTCCCACTGGATGTACGTTTTGGGTTTTACCCAAGACTTTCCATGCAAACAAATCGCACAATCAATTCAACTATACCAGTAAGGTGGGCAGGGTCTACTGGTAGGATTTGAATGATCTGTGGCCTTCTCCTACCCACCCTACGATAGTTGTCTCATCTATTCGAGAAAGGCTATACTACTTTTCTAAGGGCAAATCAAAATGCAAAATTTCTTGTTTCCTTCCAAGTTTTGTATAGAGATTGACAGCCGGTTTATCTACATACTCGGCTTGCACGAAAACCAGCCAAGCTCCACGAGATTGACCAATTAACTTCACTTTCTCTATGAGTGATGTAGCGATACCCTTTCTGCGATAGGGTTCAGCAACCGCTAATTCATAGAGATGTATTTCACTCCGTTTTTGTTCGATTTTTTTTAATTCATAAGCCGTTAAACCTCCGATTACTTTGTTGCCAACACAGGCAACTACAGCAATGAATGTATCGCTGCTTAATACATCCCGCATATACAGATTATCTGGCCTATTGCTCTGATAGAATTCTCTTTGGTTAAATTCTTCTGCAAAGCAATCGAGAAGACTATGCATCAGTTCCAGGTCATTGGGGCCGAGTTGCTTAAGTTGGTATTCCATTATTATTAAGATCGGTCTCGATTGAGAACAGCCTCACTATAGCGCAAAGAGAAAGGATAAAGGGGTAGAACTAAGGGGATTTATCACCTATCAGTTTCAGCAATAGCGATGTCATATTGCTGACATTGCGCTTTCAGTTCTTCAATATAGCGATCGCGCAGATTCTGCGGTGCAATAATCTCACAGTTTTTCCCATAGGGGCGAATATCGCGCATGAACCAGAAGCTACTATAGATTTGCCGTATTACTTGTCGAGTAGGTGGATCGCCTTCGAGGTTGCCAACGGAGCGATCGCCGGGTTTGCTGCGGTATCCAAAGGCTAATCCTCCAGATAGGCGCAATTCTACGGTGATGTATTCTAAGTCGGATTGCCATTTTTGATTGACAGAAACAACGGCTGCTTCTTGGATGCGCTCTAGCAGTAGGCTCCAATTGTGGCAGAGTTCTTTGATATCGTGATTCCCTTCAGTTTCTTGGCAACGACAGAGCAGATATTCTCGTTTTTCAATGGGGATAATGCGAGCATAAAGAACTGTGTAATGAAACAGGCGATCGGCGGCATCTCGGTAGGAGAGACGAAAGGGTTGTTGACGGTGGATGAAGGTTTCAATTTGTTGCCTCCATGGGGGAATCGGTGTATTGAGAAAGGTTTCGATTTCTTGTCTGAGGGGGATGGAGAGTTCGCCGCGATCGCCTAATATTTTGGCGATTTCTTTGGCTTCTGGCAGTTTTCCGTAATCAACCAGTAGATTTCTCACCCGGTTGAGCAGTTCGATCCGCTCCGGTAACCAGTCGTTGTTGGGAGCGATAGAGAGCTGTTTGCGGGCGATCGCCGTAATTAATTTGGAGATATTCGGCTTTTCTCCCCATGTCATGCCGAATTCTTCAGCCAGTTGCTCTAAATGGGCTTTGTCTCGTTCGGATACGGATAGGGTGATCGATTGTCCTTTACGACTCATATTTGTCCGTACACTTTTTCTGTGTAATTCTTGATTTTCTCTATTTTCAGAACTATTATGAAAGATATCAAGCAGTTACGGACACAAAAATATGGAAATCAAGGAAACGTTAGGCGATCGCCTCTTGCATCTAATGTCTGACGGCAACTGGCACTCCACCCAGGAACTGGTAGACAGAATCAGTCATCGCTTCTCAGCCACCATGCATAGCTTGAAGAAACGGGGGTATCAGTTCGATAAGCGCTATGTGGAAAAGAATCAGTACGAATATCGGCTAATTAAGTAGGAAGACAATAATGAATGAGTATTCCATTACCCTAAAATCCGTTTATTCTTGTCCCGCAACGGAATCAAGCGACAAGATTAAACTACCGGAAAATTGGCGATTATCTTGGCATCAGTTGGAGACGTGGAAAGCCCTACAAAATCCCGATATTAATGTGGTGTTTAATACGGCAATGACGGGAGATGGTAAGAGTTTAGCCGCCTATTTATCCAGTTTGCAAAGTAAAGAATATTGTATCGCCCTTTACCCGACTAATGAATTAGCACGAGATCAAGAGAAGCAGGTTCAAGACTATATCGCCACGTTCCAACCGCGCAACGATCCGCGTGTGGTACGGTTGAGCGGGGCAGATTTGGAGATTTATGCTGAAGAAGAGGGTTTGAAGAAAGCTGGGGCGATCGCCACCCGCATCGGGCAATCTGATATTATTTTAACCAACCCAGATATCTTTCACTATCTCCATCGAGGCGCATATCTCACCCCAAAAGATAGTCCCGATCAATTATGGCAAAGACTCGATAAAAACTTTGACTTATTTATCTTTGATGAATTCCATGTCTTTGCCGCTCCCCAAATTGCCAGCGTCATTAATACCTTACTTTTAATTCGTTGTACGAATCGTCGCAAAAAGTTTTTATTTCTTTCAGCCACACCCAATAAAGAACTGAAAGAGCGTTTAGAACAGGCTGAATTTCGCTGTTGTGAAATCAATCCGATCGCCGAGAACAAGTATCAATTTCCCGATACTCCAGAGCAAGCCCAAGCTCTATCAGGAGAAGGATGGCGCAGAGTTACGGGAGAAATATTGCTGAACTTTATCCCGTTGGAATCATCGGGCAATTCTTCAGAAACTTGGTTAAAAGAGAATAGGGAGTTAATTCTACGGCAATTTCAAGATAAACCAGGATCTAAAGGGGCGATTATCCTCAATTCCATTGCCGCAGTTAAGCGACTGACTCCATTTTTCAAAACCTTACTCTCTCCCTATGGCTTCGAGGTGGGCGAAAATACGGGATTATCGGGAAAAGAAGTGAAATCTCAGTCTCTCTCGGCGGATCTGGTGATTGGAACCAGTACCATTGATGTGGGGGTTGACTTTAAGATTAATTTCCTATTCTTTGAAGCCGCAGATGGGGGTAATTTTATCCAGCGCTTGGGACGTTTGGGACGGCATGAAGGTTATGACAAAGATGGAAACTCTATCCGGTTTGATGGCTTTACGGCTTATGCTTTGGTTCCCCAGTTTCTGGTAGAACGACTGTTTAGTGGAGAAACTGCACCGCTAGAAACTGGAATGTGTTGCGATCGCCCCTTTTTCCACCAGCAGATTACTGACAACTATCGCCAAATCAATGACTTTCGCGGTTACTATGCTCGGTGGGGTGCGGTGCAGTCGATGGTTTTGTGCAGCAAATTGAAGCATAAGACGATTCGATCGGTTTACAAGGATAGTGCGGAAGTGTTTGAAACGACAGCCGAAAGGATTTTTAAGGCACGACTGAAAACCATGTTTGGTGTGAGCAAACGATGGGAAAAAGAATGGCAAGAGTTATCCGGCAATACAACAGGTAATCCGATTTTAGAAGATGCGGCAAGTTTCCGGGGTTCGAGTAGCTTGCAATATGGTTTATACGATCTCACAGAAGCTCATGAGGCAGATCGGTTCAAAACCTATGAGTTACCGGGTATTTTGGCAAACTTGGAGGTGGAGGTGATGACGGAGAAGGCGTTTATGTATTTGCTTCGGGAAACGGGCGATCGCCTCAATACCGTGATTCCCAAAGGACAATTTCGCCATTGCTTGGGATTTATGAAACTGCACGCTTATCGAGAAGAGCGCCTTAATTGGCGGTTTACTTATCCCGGAGATCTGCAACCCGTGGCAGATGCATGGAAGGTTCAGGTATTGGTGGGTTTGGAAGTTTGGCAACCCGAAAATCCTTGGATCGATGGCATTAATCAGCGTCTGAAGCGTCAGGGGTTGGTGAGTTATGTGTTGCGGTTTCCAGTGGGTGAAGTGCGATCGCGTCTACGTTTGCCGATGCACTTCCAGATTTACCCCATCAGCGATGCCAATAGTCTGCTCGATCCTAGCGCACCTTATTCTATTGCCTTCGGACAATCGGCACTCCTGATTGATACTCTCGCGTACACCTTAAAGAGCAAAGGAGATGAACTATGGATAGCTTAGAGTCTTTATCCCTCATAGGGATTAGGCTACTTGGAAGAGTAGGGGGAGGGAAACGATCGCCAGCACGTAGACAAGGCATTTTTTCAATCCCTAATAGGTATTTATACTACTTAAGTGTAAATAAGTATTTGCACTTAAGCATTGTCCATCCCAGTGTAGATCTTAGGGGAAAAGCCGATACAATGGCAAGAGTGTCCCCAAAAAATGGTCAATGCATTGTCAAACGTGATAGACACTTAGCAAAAAAACATCTATACTCAAGATGTAGGGTGAAGACGTTCAACCAATCTATGGGAAACGAACGCGAACAGGTAGATAAAGCTACAATCCTCGCTCTCCTCAGATGGGTGTTAATCTGGCACGAATACTGCAAATCCTTTCGAGATGGACGGTTTGTAGAAAGAGGTCGATTCCAATTCAATCTGTCAGGACAGTTGGGTCAGCTATACAGTAGTCCTCTAAACCAGAGGACTAACCTTGCAAGTTGTCTTATAGCAAGGGTTGAACTTCTTCACCTATAGACCTCACTATGGAGCATCTTCACATGAAGAAAGCACAAGAGTCTGAGCAACCTCGATTATTTATTCCTTATTGTCGGCAGCCATTCTTAGAATACAAGAAGAAGACTCGCGGAAAAAATAGGGAAGGGTTCAAACTGATTGAAGAAGCTGTGAGTTTGTTTGAAGTACAACTTCAGAGAAATGACATCCAGTCTCCGGAAGTTCAAGCGGCAGTTCATGAGTTTGTTCAGTTTGTTCAAGGCAAGTAGGCTTACTCTAAGAAGGGATAAAATCACCCTAATTTAGATAGCGCAGAATACTTGCAAACTCAAATGTTCATTTGTGGATAGATTCTTAGCTTTATTGGCTGAGGATCTGTCCCAGCATGGAAAAAATATTGAAATTTGATTTTAGTAGAGATTAAGATATGGATGCAGAAATACAAAGTTCTCTCCAAAGTCTTCATGAAAGTTCCCAACAAATACTAGCTAAAATGCCCTATCTTAAAATGCTGGTTTTGTTTGGTTCTCGCGCTAGGGGAGACAATCAAGAAAATAGTGATTGGGATTTTGCCGTACTCTATGATGAAGAACTCAGAGAACCCATCCTAAAACAAAATGCCTGGAGATGGTTAGAAGCCTTTCACATTCTCGGAGAAATCTTTGGATTAAATGACGATAATATGGATATTGTCGAACTCAATCACTGTTCTCGCTTAATTGCTCATTATGTGGCACGAGATGGAAAAGTCATCTATGAGCAAACACCAGGAGAGTTTGAAAACTTCCAGCGTAATTATCTGATGAGTGATACAGAATTAAAACAAATGCGTCGTGATCTTCGGCAAAAACTAGAACGTTCTTTACAGAGGAAAGGAGTATGACTGAAGTCGATCCTAATATTGTTTTAAGGAAGCTGGATTTTCTGGATGATTACCTTAATCGACTAGAGCCTTTTTGTGCCATCTCGTTCACAGACTATCTTGCTGATTCCAATACTCAATTAATTGTTGAGCGATTATTACAGCTTTCCTTTCAAGTCGCGATCGATGTTAATCGCTATTTGTTGAAGACTCTCAATATACCCCAACCAGAGAAGAATTTTGATACATTTGAGGAAATGAGTCGCTGCGGTATTCTTACTCCAGAATTGGCGAAAATATTAGCACCATCCGGTAGCTTAAGAAATCGATTAGTCCATATGTACGATGAAATCGATCCGGTAAAAATCCACGAGTGTATTCAACTCGCTCTACAGGAATATCCCAAGTATCAAAGACAACTGATCCAATATTTAGATACCCTAGAGGACGATCATGGCTAAAAAACGGAAATCTGAATCTGAAACACATCAACTTTCCTTATTTGATACGCTCCCTAATCCAGAAATAGAGGAAAATCTAGAAATAGACGAAGATCTAGAAGAGGGATGGGAATCAGAAGAAATCGATCTCAGTTTAGACAAAACGACTCGCGAAACAGCCTCACCCCCTGCCGAACTGCTGACGCTGAAGCTACTCAAACAAGCCATTTCAGCCGAAAATCCAGGCGATCGCATTATGGCTGATTTTGCCGAGTATGTGCTTCCCAATTTACTCAAATATACGATTGGCGTAACGGCTAAAGGGGGGAAATATTTCGATCGCCTAGATGAAGAGCGCGAAGAAGGGTATAATCGCCGCAATGCTGCCGATCAATCCTTAAACACCCATCTACTCAACGGCTTATTCCCCGCAAACTTAGTAGAACGAGAACTGCAAAAACTGAATACCACCGTGCGCCGGGAAATTGACGAGCCAGAGCGCCGCTTACTCATTGCTGGCTTTATTCTCCATGACTTTGAGAAATTTGCCGATGTGCCAGGAGACTGCCGGGATCTGGAGAAAGAAGAACATCGCCAGATTATTGCCGATAAAATCATCCAATTGGGATTAGATCGGTTTTTAGATCCCGAAAATTCCCAGGGTTATCAAGACTATATTGATGATTTACTCTGTGTTGCCTACAACGCTCAGAGACGATGGGGAACAAACTGGAATTTTTCCGAATTTGGACTTAATCCGACTTTACGCGATCGCACTCTCATTTGCCTAGCCGAGCTTGCCTGTTTAGCCGACTCCCTTTCCTCCATCATCAAACATCCCCAAGATGCAGAAACTCCGCGCCTACAACAACTCATTCATAACCTCAGCGATGGACAACTAAAATTTACTTATCACAGCATTTCTGAAAACCGAGGCGTGCTAACCAATGTTGTCAACAACGCCTTAATGGAAGCCCACACAGCTCTAAATGC
This genomic interval from Roseofilum capinflatum BLCC-M114 contains the following:
- the hepT gene encoding type VII toxin-antitoxin system HepT family RNase toxin; amino-acid sequence: MTEVDPNIVLRKLDFLDDYLNRLEPFCAISFTDYLADSNTQLIVERLLQLSFQVAIDVNRYLLKTLNIPQPEKNFDTFEEMSRCGILTPELAKILAPSGSLRNRLVHMYDEIDPVKIHECIQLALQEYPKYQRQLIQYLDTLEDDHG
- the cas3 gene encoding type I-D CRISPR-associated helicase Cas3', with protein sequence MNEYSITLKSVYSCPATESSDKIKLPENWRLSWHQLETWKALQNPDINVVFNTAMTGDGKSLAAYLSSLQSKEYCIALYPTNELARDQEKQVQDYIATFQPRNDPRVVRLSGADLEIYAEEEGLKKAGAIATRIGQSDIILTNPDIFHYLHRGAYLTPKDSPDQLWQRLDKNFDLFIFDEFHVFAAPQIASVINTLLLIRCTNRRKKFLFLSATPNKELKERLEQAEFRCCEINPIAENKYQFPDTPEQAQALSGEGWRRVTGEILLNFIPLESSGNSSETWLKENRELILRQFQDKPGSKGAIILNSIAAVKRLTPFFKTLLSPYGFEVGENTGLSGKEVKSQSLSADLVIGTSTIDVGVDFKINFLFFEAADGGNFIQRLGRLGRHEGYDKDGNSIRFDGFTAYALVPQFLVERLFSGETAPLETGMCCDRPFFHQQITDNYRQINDFRGYYARWGAVQSMVLCSKLKHKTIRSVYKDSAEVFETTAERIFKARLKTMFGVSKRWEKEWQELSGNTTGNPILEDAASFRGSSSLQYGLYDLTEAHEADRFKTYELPGILANLEVEVMTEKAFMYLLRETGDRLNTVIPKGQFRHCLGFMKLHAYREERLNWRFTYPGDLQPVADAWKVQVLVGLEVWQPENPWIDGINQRLKRQGLVSYVLRFPVGEVRSRLRLPMHFQIYPISDANSLLDPSAPYSIAFGQSALLIDTLAYTLKSKGDELWIA
- a CDS encoding GNAT family N-acetyltransferase; the encoded protein is MEYQLKQLGPNDLELMHSLLDCFAEEFNQREFYQSNRPDNLYMRDVLSSDTFIAVVACVGNKVIGGLTAYELKKIEQKRSEIHLYELAVAEPYRRKGIATSLIEKVKLIGQSRGAWLVFVQAEYVDKPAVNLYTKLGRKQEILHFDLPLEK
- the mntA gene encoding type VII toxin-antitoxin system MntA family adenylyltransferase antitoxin, which gives rise to MDAEIQSSLQSLHESSQQILAKMPYLKMLVLFGSRARGDNQENSDWDFAVLYDEELREPILKQNAWRWLEAFHILGEIFGLNDDNMDIVELNHCSRLIAHYVARDGKVIYEQTPGEFENFQRNYLMSDTELKQMRRDLRQKLERSLQRKGV
- a CDS encoding WYL domain-containing protein, yielding MSRKGQSITLSVSERDKAHLEQLAEEFGMTWGEKPNISKLITAIARKQLSIAPNNDWLPERIELLNRVRNLLVDYGKLPEAKEIAKILGDRGELSIPLRQEIETFLNTPIPPWRQQIETFIHRQQPFRLSYRDAADRLFHYTVLYARIIPIEKREYLLCRCQETEGNHDIKELCHNWSLLLERIQEAAVVSVNQKWQSDLEYITVELRLSGGLAFGYRSKPGDRSVGNLEGDPPTRQVIRQIYSSFWFMRDIRPYGKNCEIIAPQNLRDRYIEELKAQCQQYDIAIAETDR
- a CDS encoding HEAT repeat domain-containing protein, which produces MNRERQQQFLEYLGDQYKFYLDTREAFLVRFDPANADKRHNELRFSWVNELTRPEAKIQYELKKICKAFNENGCNIISKHGRAQGGESPWEKAYNWLWTVKFPEWEKDNEPPEEGINWKDLCTRAFWEEKTRRKRATEKGHEVQVYVPLGLVKRQQQPRRDVQQQKTGEEVLAEEAPKAEEGMQQYQLTEKEIEERYEYEKFLAKVIGNAGKNLAIIGEPGAGKTTWLDQIGQELIKTERYPIWIPLARLQGMTLEAFLLEKWLKENLQVLQPTGEQKQEFIEWFKTEKVWVLLDGADEMSAANPVVEIRESLTGWVKQARVVLSCRLNVWESNLTTLQGFETYRTLCFEREQVEKFITDWFEREEEPELGKQLAQRLQEAESARILDLVRNPLRLSLLCQSWRLNPGEIPETKADLYEKFCRNIYAWKQDRFPTTFVQQQQLNQQLAELALRGMSENVPLLESLVHQVLGEWVELAKNVGWLNVVYRDTRTDEPVYAFFHLTFQEYFAACAVADGHFFLPSDHSPEQPSSQPYRIFESRWREVILLWLGRKDVEDEKKEEFIKALVNFEDGCYQLYWYRAYFLAAVGISEFKTCYLKDNILSKVIHFAFGAFNPEIKHWQAFYEEIRESSRKTLMTTDKRYISHKLIDLIQSNDLPDDIQLEVAENLAQISPYDSYAVSFFIKKIEDKDFEHLPFQKIDTLEKIGSNNQEVITCLIHLIDKCVNSDRLNTIFRIIEKIANQNIQVIDHCMTILKTTQYDYRRWTIMLGLADIGQGNKKLITELLDLVQQTQNETTRQTVIACLGKVAIQNKIAIARIVDILKTTSQEKTRHYAISSLGNMAKGHTDAIEVLSQLTKSNQNPDTCRRAAFSLGLIDPGNSDAISKLMQIMETVQDEDSRLQVAYNLGKLDPRNTQAIISLENLIHTTTEDEICRKACERLQLIDPGNPAVIEGLIKILKTTTIPHISDQPVFDSLGRIAKNDSKAIRAIIEYLANPHMFSSFRVAMESLCKITLGNEYVLSSILQLLEIHKDSIYYHEVIQWLGKLGQGNTDVIQALLKIIETSTDHISVHYAAKSLGDILTTHKQRQEIIFALQPHLSDETYENNFDLFKKCYELLWNIAQDLPYPDFYRAWHHLDTAPHPEVADQTPVGKTALTDTLNAQLLDLPNQLHPTPHTTPVCVDIQHLTKITDEDKLAKALSNRIFKQLFPGQTLPKISDCCDLETELINAQPRPHIALILHNGDPQESLLHLCQFLAPTVSIACITHTPLDAPLRGFPPDQENLVSALQSWLESIKN